The stretch of DNA TGAGGAGAGCATCAAGCTCTACAATGAAACGTTTCCCAATGGTAATGAGCAGGATGCTGCCAGCCTTAAGGAAGTAATCAGCTAAGTGGCCTAGCGGCCCAGTCGCAGCGAATTTAAGAGGCAGCCTCTCTTGACCTATAATGGGCTTGAGAGGCTGCTTTTTGGGTGGAACAGGTACAGGTATGGGTCAGTGTGGCGGCTGCTACTGCTGAGCCGTCCTTAAGCCACTCCACCAAAGGACTCTGGTCTTCGCTTGTATATTATCAGTTGAGTAAGAATAGCCCACTGCTAGTGGTGTAGCGCTGCTGCCTAGTAAGGAGCTTAGACAAGTGCTCCTGCATGGTGGGGCTGCCACCTTGAGTTAGAATTACTATGCTTGCGGCCATTACTGTTGGGTTGGTATCTGTGGTCGGAGCGTTTTCTGAAAGTTACTTTTTAGAGCTGGCAGAATAGAGTTTTCTCCATTGTAGGCTTCTATACCTTTCTGTGCCAGCACGGGTTATCGGATTCAAAACCAGTGGGTGCCTCGCATGGCGAAACCGGCAAATAGCCCTGCGGCCTTCTATCTTCGTGCTGGCACATCGGGCATAGGTGTTTGCCACGTACTAGTCTCATGTCCTCCGCGCGCTCATCGGCTCCTGTACCAATTCCTCAGCTCAGCCATTCTTGGGTACGGAGCGCGCTGGATGCCGTGCTGTACAGTAGCACCTGGCTGGCGCTGGCGGCGCTAAGCCTCACCTGGGCCACGTTTCTGTTCTGGCAGGTGCATATTCCATGGCGGCTGGGTACCATGATTTTTACCGCCACGCTGTTCCTGTATAATCTCGATAGCGTGCTGCCTTATAAGCATAAGCAGCCGGTGGCCCTGTCGGGCCGCAAAAGCTGGATGCGGGCCCACCGCCAAAGCCTGTTCGCCCTGGCCATGGTAGCGCTGGCGGTAGCCGGTGGCTTGTTTTTGTGGGATGGCTGGCAGCAGCTGGTGGGCTTTATCGGGCACCTGGCCGTTATCTCCCTGCTCTACTCCCTGCCCGTAGTGAAAGTAAAAGATCGGTGGTGGGCGCTACGCGATTTTCCGCTGCTGAAGGTGTTTCTGATAGCGTATGTGTGGGCCGCCGTTACGGTCTGGATTCCGGCACTCTATCTGCATTTCTCTTTGCCAGAACCAGTGGTGCTGATATTGTTTGCGCGCCGCTTTCTGTTCATCCTGGCGCTGGCTTTCGTGTTTGATATTCGCGACTACAGCAAAGACCGCCTAATTGGTACCCACACGTTTCCGGGAGTATTTGGGGTGCGCGCTACTAAGCTAGTAGCCTTAGCGGCGCTGGTAGCTGCCGCCCTGCTAGTACCTATTGGCATGCCTGTACACAACCAGGTAGTGTATCTGCTCCCATTGCTGCTAGCGGCCGGGGTAATTTGGTGGGCTGATGAGTCGCGGTCGGATTATTTTTTTGCGTTACTGGCCGATGGAGTAATGATAGTACAGTTCTTGGTAGTATGGGCAGCTAATACGTTTTTGCATTAAGGTAGGAAGGTGTAGTTTGCAGCCGAGTCACATCCGCTGCCGCTATGCCCAGATTACTCTCGTTCCTCATTTTTCTCGGAATTCTTGTTGCTGCCCAGCCTGTACTAGGCCAGTCAACTGACTTGGTGCACTGGGTAAACCCCCTGATGGGTACCGACTCTAAACCGGAGCTTTCCAATGGCAACACGTACCCAGCCATTGCCTTGCCCTGGGGCATGAACTTCTGGATGCCGCAAACCGGCAAAATGGGCAGCGGCTGGGCTTACCAGTACAGCGCCGATAAGATCAGAGGGTTCAAGCAAACCCATCAGCCCTCACCCTGGATGAATGACTACGGGCAATTCGCTCTTATGCCCATTACCGGCAAGCTGCGCTTTGAGGAAGATGCCCGCGCCAGCTGGTTCTCACATAAGGCCGAAACCGCCACGCCCTATTACTACAGCGTGTACCTGGCCGACCACGACGTAACAACGGAAATAACGCCCACGGAGCGTGCGGCTCGTTTCCGTTTCACCTTCCCCAAGACCGATAGCGCCTACGTGGTGCTCGATGCACTGGATAAGGGCTCGTACGTGAAGCTGCTGCCCCAGCAGAACAAAATCATTGGCTACACCACCCGCAACAGCAAGGGCGTACCGCAAAACTTTAAGAACTACTTCGTGCTGGAGTTTGATCATCCTTTCACCAGCACTACCATCTACCAGGATAAAAAGCTCGATGCTACTGCTCTAGAGGCCCAGGCTAACCATACCGGTGCGGTAGTGGGTTTTCGGACGCGTAAGGGCGAGCAGGTAAACGTGCGAGTGGCCTCCTCCTTCATCAGCCCTGAGCAGGCCGAAATCAACTTGCGGGAAATTGGGCAGGATGATTTTGAGGCTGTAAAGCAAAAGGCCCGGCAAGTCTGGAATGAGCAGCTTGGCCGCATTCAGGTAGAAGGGGGTTCCGATGATCAACTGCGCACCTTCTACTCGTGCCTGTACCGCTCCCTACTGTTTCCGCGCAAATTTTATGAGCTGGATGCGGCCGGCAAGCCCGTGCACTACAGCCCCTACAACGGGCAGGTGCTGCCCGGTTACCTCTACACCGATACCGGCTTCTGGGACACGTTCCGGGCGCTTTTTCCCTTCCTGAACCTGATGTACCCGAGCGTAAACGCCCAAATTCAGGAGGGGCTGGTGCATGCGTATGAGGAAGGCGGCTGGTTGCCGGAGTGGGGCAGCCCCGGCTACCGCAACATCATGATCGGGAACAACTCGGCCTCGGTGGTGGCCGATGCCTACCTGAAAGGCGTGCGCGGCTACGACATCAACAAGCTCTACGAGGCGCTGCTGCACGGGGCCAACAACGCCGGCCCCATGGAGGCCGTGGGCCGGGCCGGAGTGGCCTACTACAACAAGCTCGGCTACGTGCCCTACGATGTGAAAATCAACGAAAACGCGGCTCGCACGCTGGAATACGCCTACGACGACTTCACGATTTACCAACTAGGCAAGGCACTGGGCCGCCCTCAGAAGGAAATCAACGTGTATGCCAAGCGCAGCCAGAACTACCGTAATCTCTTCGACAAGCAAACCGGCCTGATGCGGGGCAAAAATCAGAACGGCAAGTTCCAAACACCTTTCAACCCCTTTAAGTGGGGCGATGCCTTCACGGAGGGCAACAGCTGGCACTACACCTGGTCGGTGTTTCATGATGTGCAGGGTTTGATGGACCTAATGGGCGGCCGCAAGCCCTTCGTGGCTACCCTGGATACCGTATTTACGCTGGCGCCGGTGTTTGATGATTCCTACTACGGGGGCGTGATTCACGAAATCAGGGAGATGCAGATTGCCAACATGGGCAACTACGCCCATGGCAACCAGCCCATTCAGCACATGGTGTACCTTTATAACTACGCCGGCCAGCCCTGGAAAACGCAGTACTGGGCCCGCGAAGTGCTCAACCGCCTCTACCAGCCCACCCCCGACGGCTACTGCGGCGACGAAGACAACGGCCAAACATCGGCGTGGTATGTTTTCTCGGCCCTGGGCTTCTACCCGGTTTGCCCCGGCACCGACCAGTACGTACTGGGCGCGCCCCTCTTCAAAAAAATCACGCTGAATTTAGAAAACGGCAAGCAGGTAGTGCTCAACGCACCCAGCAATAGCGCCGAGAACCGGTATATCCAGAACCTCACCCTCAACGGACAGGCCTACAACGAGAACTGGCTGAGCTACCAGACCCTCATGCAGGGCGCCACGCTCAATTTTGACATGGCCCCCACGCCCAACACTGGCCGGGGCACCACTCAGGAAGCTGCGCCTTACTCCTTCTCAAAGCCGCGCCGGTAGCGTGGTAAGCTTCTGTAGCGCCGGCCCAATGTAGCGCACAATATCACCGGCTACGAGGCCCGCCTGGCCGGTTTCTTCGGCGGCTAGGTCGCCGGCACGGCCGTGGGCGTAGAGGCCTAGTAAGGCCGCATCGAGCGGGGAGAGGCGCTGGTCGGTGCGTAGGGCCAGCAGCAGGCCCGTTAGCACATCGCCACTGCCGCCGGTGGCCATACCGGGGTTTCCAGTGCTGTTGAAGTAGAGAGTACCGTCGGGTGTGGCTAGAGCGGTATAGGCCCCCTTAAGCACGCAGTAGCAGCGGCGCTGGCGGGCAAAGTTGCGGAGCAGCTCCAGGCGGTGGTAGTCGTCGCGGGCCGGCTCGGTGAGGCGCTCAAACTCCTTGGGGTGGGGCGTTAGCAGTGTATCGGGCGGCAGCAGGTCCAGCAGTTCCCGGTTGGCTCCGAGCAGGTTGAGGGCGTCGGCATCAAGTACCAGCGGCACGTCGGCTTCGCGGAGCAGCTGCTCCAGCACATCTCGGGTGGCAGCCTCCTGGCCTATCCCCGGCCCAATCCCGATGGCTGCGTATGGCTTCAGGTCGGGCAGCTCAGTCACGAAGTCGGTAGCCGGATCGGTGAGGGCCATGGCTTCAGGAGCCGAAATCTGCAAGATGTCGTAGCCTGCGGCTGGTACCCGCACGGTGAGCAGCCCCACGCCCCCATGCAGGCAGGCGCGGGAGGCCAACACGGCGGCTCCTAATTTTCCGCGGCTGCCTGCCAAAAGCAGCGCGTGGCCAAATGTGCCCTTGTGGCTGAACTGGGGGCGCTGGGGCAAACGACCGGCCAGCAACACGGCATCGACATAGTAAGTATCCACCAAGCTAGTGTGGATAAACTCCTCGTTCAACCCAATGGGCAGCACATGCCACTGGCCTACGAAGGGCGCGTTTTGGGGAAGCAGAAAAGCCAGCTTCGGCAGCTCAAAGCTGATAGTGTAGCGTGCCTGTACCACTACGCTGTCGGCGGGTTGAGGAGCGTCGGTATATAGCCCTGATGGTACATCTACGGCTATAACGCGTGCCTGGGCCTTGTTGAGGTGCTGTACCACGCTGGCCGCCACATCTGTTAGCGGGCGGCGTAGGCCAGTCCCGAACAGGGCATCGAGCACGATAGTGTGCGGGAGCAGGCGCGGCAGCTTCTGCGGGTTCAGTTCAGCGCAGGGTAGCTCTTCAGGCAGGCGTTGGCGGTTGAGGGTAAAATCGGGGGAGTGTTTGGGGGCCGGCAGCAGCCACACGCGCACGGCATAGCCCGCTTCATGCAGCTGGCGGGCCACTACCAGCCCGTCGCCGCCATTGTTGCCGGGGCCACAGAAGATATGAATTTCGCCGGGCTCATCGGGCTCTACGCGTTCCATAAGCCAGCTGCTGAGGGCAGTGGCGGCGCGCTCCATCAGCTCCTCGGAGCGGATGCCTTCGGCTTGAATGGTAGCTTGGTCGGCTTGGCGGGTCTGATCGGCGGACAGGATTTTCATAGGAAAGCGAGCGGGAGAAGAGAGCAGAGCACTTGCTGCATACGAGACCCACTGGCGGAATGATAGGTGCAGAGCAGCTGCACTAAACTCAACGGGTGAAAACTTCCCGACAGCTCAGCGCGTTTGCACTACCATCTGATTCTTCTGAACTAAGCTTCACAACCCATGCAAACCTGGAATGATGTTATCCGGCTGGCCAACCACGGCAGCCCGGCCCCCGATAAGCGGGTAGAAAAAACGGATGCCGAATGGCGCGCTCAGCTCACGCCTCAGCAATACCACGTTACGCGGGAGCACGGCACCGAGCGGGCCTTTAGCGGGGAGTACTGCGAAGCCCACGAAGCCGGCCTGTACGCCTGCGTGTGTTGCGGAACACCGCTCTACGACTCGCGCACCAAGTTCGAGTCGGGTACGGGGTGGCCTAGCTTCACGCAGCCAGTGAAAGACAACGCCCTCAAATACAAGAAAGATACTAGCTATGGCATGACCCGCGTAGAAGTGCTCTGCAACACCTGCGACGCCCACCAGGGCCACGTTTTCCCTGACGGGCCACCACCAAGTGGCCTACGCCTGTGCATTAACTCGGCTTCGGTGAAGCTAGTGAGTGAGCCCGAAAAAGTGGCCTAGCGCTTACCTAGTTAGGGTAGTAAATAACAGCCTCCTTGCCACTGGTAAGGAGGCTGTTCTTCTTTTAGCATGAGCCAGCGTAAATAGGGTGCCGCACCGGAAAAAATGACGATTTTCGCACCCCCTTTTGCTAACACTTGTTACTGGCAATACCACCCGTTTCTCCCACCATTCGCCCACCCCACCCATGTCATTGCTCTTCAATAATTTCGCTAGCTGGCAGACCCATTGCGCCGCCACTCAGGAGCCCCTTTATCAGCCCGTATTGGCTTACGAGATTGAACAAAAGGGCCGCACCGAGGAGCAAATATGGAATGGCCTGCAGCGGGCATATGATGTAATGCGCGACGCCGTGCACACTGGCCTGACCCAGGACATGACCTCGCGCTCGGGTATGGTGAACAATGGGGCCAAAAAGATTGCCGCCTCCCCCGTAACCGTGCTTTCGCCGGAGTTCAAGCAGCTGGTTACCCGCGCTTTGGGCGCCAAAGAAGTAAACTCCTGCATGGGCCGTGTAGTGGCCGCCCCCACGGCGGGCGCCTCCGGTATTTTGCCCGGGGTGCTGGTCACGCTCCAGGATCTGCATAAGCTCGACGACCGCAAGATTCTGGAAGGCCTGCTGGTAGCCGCCGGTATTGCTCTCATTATTGAGCAGAATGCCTCGTTGGCCGGCGCCGTAGGTGGTTGCCAGGCCGAAACCGGCTCGGCGGCTGCTATGGGCTCGGGCGCTATTGTGTATTGCCTGGGGGGCTCCGTTGAGGAAGTATTTGCTGCCGTGGCCATCACCATCCAGTGTATGCTGGGCCTCATCTGCGACCCCGTGGCGGGGCTGGTGGAGGTGCCTTGCGTGGTACGTAATGCCTCAGCAGCAGCTATTGCCTTCAGCTCCGCCCAAATTGCCATTGCCGGCGTCGATCCGGTGATTCCTGTTGATCAGTGCGTAGCTGCCCTCGGCGAGGTAGGTCAGAGCATGGAAACCCGTTACAAGGAAACCGCTCTGGGGGGCCTGGCTAACACTACCCGCGGCCGCGAAATCGAGAAGATGGTGCTGGTGCAGGATGTGCAGATACTGCCTGATGAGGACGACCAGTAGCTGCCTTGCTACTGAGTTAAGGTGCCCACAAGCCTGCTAGGCCACTGCCAACCCAACACCGAGGTTAGATGGGCTTAATTTCCGGCGCCATAGTGAGCTTGGCCAGATATAGTACGGCGGGGCTGTAGTGAGCCCGAAGCTCCTGGTATTTCTTCCAGGCGGCCTCCTCATCTGCTTGAATTGGGATTCCGGCCTTTGCCAGCTGCTGGCGGGCATCCCGGAAAGCGGAATGGTGCGGGTTAATATCCGGCTGGTACTCACCAATGGCATCAGAGGCCTGAGTTTTGGCCGACATCTCAAAAAAACGCGATACGCGGTTGATGGCTACGCTGCCTGCCTTCAGGCACATTACCAGATGCGCGTCGCGGGGGACATCTACGGTGCTGATCATTAAAGAGGCAGCATCCAGGATAAGGTCAGCCGCCGTAATCCAGGAGCGCCCCGGCTGTGGGGAGCGGAAAAACGACAGAATGGGCAGGGAGGTATGGGTTTCTTCAATCTCAATGAACCACTGCTCCCAGTTCTGCCACTGGGGGCCATGATGGAGCAGTTCGGCCTCGTGCAGCCAAATCAGTAGCTCAACGGCTGAGGCTCTGGGCCCAGCCCGCAGCTCTAGCCGCGCCACCGTCTGCTCCCGTCGCGAAAAAGCCTGGTAAATGGTGGGTAGGTAGGAAATCAGCAGCGTGAGCAGCAGCAAGCCCAGCGTAGCCTCTGAGTACGACATCACGTTGGCCATGCCGTATTTGCTGGGTTCTTCTGAGCCTAGGGTGAGCAATGAACTGTTGCTGATGCGGTAGCAACGCTCCAGGTCGCCTTCGCCTAAGGCCCAGTAAATAATCATGTATCCGCAGCTTACCACTCCTAGCCAGGCAATGGGCAGTGCCACTAGGCCTACGGGAGCATACAGCGCCATTACCTTATCGCGCTGCTCATAGGTTTTGCCCAAGGAGGCCAGAAGCTCAAATATCTTCCGGATGCCTTGAAACACCCAGTTGTTGAGCAGCACCGACTCGTTGCGGGGCAACACGAAAGACCGAATAGCCGACAAAACGGTGATGCCCACCATAAAGGAGCCAACCGTGAAGGCTAGTGCATTGATCCCAGTTTCAAGCATGTATACGTAGCAACCGGCGGCTGAACTGCCGCGCTTGCCTTGTACTTGGTTAAGGAACTGGGGGTTGGGCCAGAAGTAGAGTAATGCTTACTTCCGCGCTTTCCAGAGCTGCTTAAACGACTTGGGGGCAATCTGCACGGCTTCCCGGCGCTTGCTCCAGCCGGTTTGGCCCAGCAAGCGGCTCAACACCCAGTTCTTCGCCGACGCAGGAGCTAAATCCCACACCCAGCGCCGTTTCATGCCGTGCAGCCACAGGGTAATAGCGCGCTGCTCTTCCTTGTCGGAGTGGCCTTCCTGCACACTTTGCTGCCGGTTTTTGAGCAACAGGTTATGAATATTAATCTTCACGGGGCACACCGATGAGCAGGCCCCGCACAGGCTGCTGGCAAAGCTCAAGTGCTTGTTTTCGGCCATGCCGCTCAGGTGAGGCGTTATCACTGAGCCAATGGGCCCCGAGTACGTAGCCTCGTACGTGTGGCCCCCAATGTTCTTGTACACCGGGCACACATTCAGGCAGGCGCCACACCGGATGCAGTGCAGGGCCTCGCGCTTATCGGGTTGGGCCAGTAGGTTGGTGCGGCCATTATCCAGCAGCACCACAAACATCTCCTCCGGGCCGTCTTTTTCCAGGGGTTGGCGCGGGCCAGTATAGATGGTGTTGTATACCGTTACCTGCTGGCCGGTACCGCTGGTGCTGAGCAGAGGCCAGAACAGATCGAGGTCTTGCAACCGCGGAATCATCTTCTCGATGCCCACAATAGCAATGTGGGTTTTGGGGAAAGCCGCCGATAAACGGGCATTGCCTTCATTTTCTGTCACGGCAATAGCGCCGGAATCAGCAATCAGAAAGTTGCCACCCGTGATGCCTACTTCTGCTGCCGTGTACTTATCGCGCAACAGGTGGCGGGCCGTGAGTACCAGCTTCTGGGCATCGTCGGTGTACTCAATGCCGAGGTGCTTCACGAAGATATCGGCAATATCGAGCTTGCTCAGGTGCATGGCTGGCGTCACGATGTGGTAGGGCCGCTCCCCGTTCAGCTGCACAATAAACTCACCCAAATCCGTCTCCACCGACTCAATCCCGTTCTTCTCCAGGTACTTGTTGAGGTGGATTTCCTCAGTGGTCATGCTTTTGGCCTTCACTACAGTTCGGGCCTGGCGCCGGGTCATAATCTTCCCGATTTCAAACAGGGCCTCCTCTGCGTTCTGCGCCCAGATGACCTTGCCACCCCGGGCCGTGAAGTTTTCCTCCCACTGCAGCAGGTACTGATCAAGGTTATTGATAACCTGTGCTTTCAGGTAAGAAGCCCGCGCCCGCGCCAACTCGTGGTTCTCGTAGAAGCCCAGGCCAGTCTGCACCGCCGCATTGTACTTGCCAATATTGAACCTGATTTTGCGCCGGTGCTCCAGGTCAAATGCCTTGGCATCGGCATCGGCCAGAAACTGCTTTGACTTAGTCGGCGAGGGTGAGGTCGGGTTCATGGCAAGGAAAGTGTAGCGCTGGCAGGTCAACAAAGATAAAACCTGCCGTTGGCAAATAGTTTCTAGGCCACTTATAGGGGCAACAATGGCCCAGGGCGTAGTTGGGTAGTACACAAGGCCGCCTAAAATTTAAAAAAATGTCCTGCTTCGGCTGCGCGGACGCCAGATCAAGCAGGACGAGCTGTTTCCTGCCAGCCACAAACAAGACCGCTCATCCCTCTACAGCAAGGAATAAGCGGCCATTTTTGTGGCTGGTAGTAACCTCGGCTACCACAGCTTTACTTCACCATCACGGCTGGCCGCCGGGGGCGGTTGGCCAGGTCCCAGGCGGTGTAAAAAACCAGGCGGGCCCGCTGTTCCAGCTTATCAAATTCAATTTGCTCCACATCGTCGGTGGCTTTGTGGTAGTCCTGGTGTAGGCCACTGGTATAAAAGATGACGGGGATGCGGTGCTTGGCGAAGTTGTAATGGTCGGAGCGGGTATAGAGTTGCTCAGGGTCGTTGGGCTCGTTGTATTTGTAGTCGAGCTTTAGGTGCGTGTAGCGCTTGTTGGCGGCCTCATTCAGGGCATGCAGCTCCGGGCTGAGCCGATCGGAGCCGATGACGTACACATACTCACTCTTGCTGTTATGGCGCGGGTCGGTGCGGCCCACCATATCAATGTTCAGGTCGGCAATGGTGCTTTGCAGCGGTACTACGGGGTGGCTGGTGTAGTACTCCGAGCCGAGGAGGCCCTTTTCTTCGCCCGTGTTCAGCAGAAACAGAAGGCTACGTTGAGGGCCTTGCCCCGCAGCTTTGGCCTGGGCAAACGCCTGCGCCAGGGCCAGCACGGCACTGGTGCCTGAGCCATCATCGTCGGCGCCGTTATAAATGGTGTCGTGCTGAGTACCCAGGTGGTCATAGTGAGCGGAAATCACCACGAGCTCGTCTTTTTTGGTGGTACCCTCCAGCAAGCCCAGTACATTCTCCGAGGTTATTGCCTCCTGCTTTTGCGGAATAGAAAACGTAAATGGCACCGGTTGCAGCGGCTTAGGCGGCTTGCCCGTGCTGTAGCTGCTGAGCACGTAGTTCTGCAGAGCCTCAACCTTGGCGCCCAACATCGCGAGGCCTAAATCAAAAGACGTAATGTACAGGCTGATTCCTTCCGGGGGTGTTTCCGCCAGCGTGCGCTCATCCTGCGGCACTGGTGCGGCCAGCGCAAAGGCAGGTTCTGCCAGCTCTTCGGTTATCGGCGCGCCCATGGCTTCAAATTGGGTGGTGCCGGCAAACGTGATAACCACCACGCTACGGGCGCCTTTGTCGCGGGCCAGGGCTGCCTTACGGTAGCCAGAGCCCCAGGAGCTTTCCTGCGAAGAGCCTGAAAGTAGGTAATGACCACGGCCATCGGTGGGCTCACCCTGCAATACCAGCACATCCTTGCCGCGCACATCAGGCTGAGAAGCGTAGTCGTTGTAACGGGCCGTTTCAATGCCAAAACCCAAAAACACCGGGTCGGCGGCGGTAGGCGTAGTGAAAGGAGAAATGCCAAACCCGATAAAGTCGCGCATCAGGTCAAAGTAGCGCCCATTGATGCTGATGGATGCGTACCCGTTCGGAGTGGTTTTCACCAGCCCAAACGACTGCAGGTAGGGGTTGCTGGCGTCGGTTACTGGGCCGCGTAGGCCTAAACTGGCAAACTGCTGGGCAATGTATTCAGCTGCTTTTTTCTGACCAGGTTGCCCCGTTTCGCGGCCCTGGTAGGCATCAGAGGCCAGTTCCGTGAGGTGGCGCCGCAGAGTGGAGGCAGTGATGGTGGTGGCAAAGCGTACGGCCGGATCAGTGGCAGCCGCAGCGGGTGCGCCCTGGGCCCACGCCCCAGGTGCAGCGTAAATAATACTTATAACGAGTAGTAAAAATCTGTTCACGGCGCAGGGTAGCAGTAAAGAAAAGGGCACAAAAAAGCTGCCATTCGGGGCCTGCGATAAAGCTTTGTTGCAACGCGTTGTGCAGCACAACCTCGTTCTGGCAAACACTAGCCTCGCAGCACCCCAAATGACAGCTTTCTACAGATTACTTACTTTTTGTTTGAGTCAACGATGATACGCTTGTCGCG from Hymenobacter taeanensis encodes:
- a CDS encoding UbiA family prenyltransferase; the protein is MSSARSSAPVPIPQLSHSWVRSALDAVLYSSTWLALAALSLTWATFLFWQVHIPWRLGTMIFTATLFLYNLDSVLPYKHKQPVALSGRKSWMRAHRQSLFALAMVALAVAGGLFLWDGWQQLVGFIGHLAVISLLYSLPVVKVKDRWWALRDFPLLKVFLIAYVWAAVTVWIPALYLHFSLPEPVVLILFARRFLFILALAFVFDIRDYSKDRLIGTHTFPGVFGVRATKLVALAALVAAALLVPIGMPVHNQVVYLLPLLLAAGVIWWADESRSDYFFALLADGVMIVQFLVVWAANTFLH
- a CDS encoding GH92 family glycosyl hydrolase gives rise to the protein MPRLLSFLIFLGILVAAQPVLGQSTDLVHWVNPLMGTDSKPELSNGNTYPAIALPWGMNFWMPQTGKMGSGWAYQYSADKIRGFKQTHQPSPWMNDYGQFALMPITGKLRFEEDARASWFSHKAETATPYYYSVYLADHDVTTEITPTERAARFRFTFPKTDSAYVVLDALDKGSYVKLLPQQNKIIGYTTRNSKGVPQNFKNYFVLEFDHPFTSTTIYQDKKLDATALEAQANHTGAVVGFRTRKGEQVNVRVASSFISPEQAEINLREIGQDDFEAVKQKARQVWNEQLGRIQVEGGSDDQLRTFYSCLYRSLLFPRKFYELDAAGKPVHYSPYNGQVLPGYLYTDTGFWDTFRALFPFLNLMYPSVNAQIQEGLVHAYEEGGWLPEWGSPGYRNIMIGNNSASVVADAYLKGVRGYDINKLYEALLHGANNAGPMEAVGRAGVAYYNKLGYVPYDVKINENAARTLEYAYDDFTIYQLGKALGRPQKEINVYAKRSQNYRNLFDKQTGLMRGKNQNGKFQTPFNPFKWGDAFTEGNSWHYTWSVFHDVQGLMDLMGGRKPFVATLDTVFTLAPVFDDSYYGGVIHEIREMQIANMGNYAHGNQPIQHMVYLYNYAGQPWKTQYWAREVLNRLYQPTPDGYCGDEDNGQTSAWYVFSALGFYPVCPGTDQYVLGAPLFKKITLNLENGKQVVLNAPSNSAENRYIQNLTLNGQAYNENWLSYQTLMQGATLNFDMAPTPNTGRGTTQEAAPYSFSKPRR
- a CDS encoding NAD(P)H-hydrate dehydratase, with protein sequence MKILSADQTRQADQATIQAEGIRSEELMERAATALSSWLMERVEPDEPGEIHIFCGPGNNGGDGLVVARQLHEAGYAVRVWLLPAPKHSPDFTLNRQRLPEELPCAELNPQKLPRLLPHTIVLDALFGTGLRRPLTDVAASVVQHLNKAQARVIAVDVPSGLYTDAPQPADSVVVQARYTISFELPKLAFLLPQNAPFVGQWHVLPIGLNEEFIHTSLVDTYYVDAVLLAGRLPQRPQFSHKGTFGHALLLAGSRGKLGAAVLASRACLHGGVGLLTVRVPAAGYDILQISAPEAMALTDPATDFVTELPDLKPYAAIGIGPGIGQEAATRDVLEQLLREADVPLVLDADALNLLGANRELLDLLPPDTLLTPHPKEFERLTEPARDDYHRLELLRNFARQRRCYCVLKGAYTALATPDGTLYFNSTGNPGMATGGSGDVLTGLLLALRTDQRLSPLDAALLGLYAHGRAGDLAAEETGQAGLVAGDIVRYIGPALQKLTTLPARL
- the msrB gene encoding peptide-methionine (R)-S-oxide reductase MsrB encodes the protein MQTWNDVIRLANHGSPAPDKRVEKTDAEWRAQLTPQQYHVTREHGTERAFSGEYCEAHEAGLYACVCCGTPLYDSRTKFESGTGWPSFTQPVKDNALKYKKDTSYGMTRVEVLCNTCDAHQGHVFPDGPPPSGLRLCINSASVKLVSEPEKVA
- the sdaAA gene encoding L-serine ammonia-lyase, iron-sulfur-dependent, subunit alpha, which codes for MSLLFNNFASWQTHCAATQEPLYQPVLAYEIEQKGRTEEQIWNGLQRAYDVMRDAVHTGLTQDMTSRSGMVNNGAKKIAASPVTVLSPEFKQLVTRALGAKEVNSCMGRVVAAPTAGASGILPGVLVTLQDLHKLDDRKILEGLLVAAGIALIIEQNASLAGAVGGCQAETGSAAAMGSGAIVYCLGGSVEEVFAAVAITIQCMLGLICDPVAGLVEVPCVVRNASAAAIAFSSAQIAIAGVDPVIPVDQCVAALGEVGQSMETRYKETALGGLANTTRGREIEKMVLVQDVQILPDEDDQ
- a CDS encoding LutB/LldF family L-lactate oxidation iron-sulfur protein translates to MNPTSPSPTKSKQFLADADAKAFDLEHRRKIRFNIGKYNAAVQTGLGFYENHELARARASYLKAQVINNLDQYLLQWEENFTARGGKVIWAQNAEEALFEIGKIMTRRQARTVVKAKSMTTEEIHLNKYLEKNGIESVETDLGEFIVQLNGERPYHIVTPAMHLSKLDIADIFVKHLGIEYTDDAQKLVLTARHLLRDKYTAAEVGITGGNFLIADSGAIAVTENEGNARLSAAFPKTHIAIVGIEKMIPRLQDLDLFWPLLSTSGTGQQVTVYNTIYTGPRQPLEKDGPEEMFVVLLDNGRTNLLAQPDKREALHCIRCGACLNVCPVYKNIGGHTYEATYSGPIGSVITPHLSGMAENKHLSFASSLCGACSSVCPVKINIHNLLLKNRQQSVQEGHSDKEEQRAITLWLHGMKRRWVWDLAPASAKNWVLSRLLGQTGWSKRREAVQIAPKSFKQLWKARK
- a CDS encoding M28 family peptidase, whose translation is MNRFLLLVISIIYAAPGAWAQGAPAAAATDPAVRFATTITASTLRRHLTELASDAYQGRETGQPGQKKAAEYIAQQFASLGLRGPVTDASNPYLQSFGLVKTTPNGYASISINGRYFDLMRDFIGFGISPFTTPTAADPVFLGFGIETARYNDYASQPDVRGKDVLVLQGEPTDGRGHYLLSGSSQESSWGSGYRKAALARDKGARSVVVITFAGTTQFEAMGAPITEELAEPAFALAAPVPQDERTLAETPPEGISLYITSFDLGLAMLGAKVEALQNYVLSSYSTGKPPKPLQPVPFTFSIPQKQEAITSENVLGLLEGTTKKDELVVISAHYDHLGTQHDTIYNGADDDGSGTSAVLALAQAFAQAKAAGQGPQRSLLFLLNTGEEKGLLGSEYYTSHPVVPLQSTIADLNIDMVGRTDPRHNSKSEYVYVIGSDRLSPELHALNEAANKRYTHLKLDYKYNEPNDPEQLYTRSDHYNFAKHRIPVIFYTSGLHQDYHKATDDVEQIEFDKLEQRARLVFYTAWDLANRPRRPAVMVK